One segment of Pseudodesulfovibrio sp. 5S69 DNA contains the following:
- the phnE gene encoding phosphonate ABC transporter, permease protein PhnE has product MADRTRQGTQFVFDGQATDPALLPIRFPRPSALSFALYAAGLAFFIVSMRSINFSLSEFVRGFPYIVDLVSEMFPPSLRRVDAVALSLLETLQMALVGTVFGVVFSLVLGILACKSQTPNRGLYYLSRNLIALFRTVPDLIWALFFVVMVGLGPFAGTLAIMVDTMGFCGRFFAEAMEEVDKGPQEALEALGASRLGTVVCAVIPAALPSFVNTALFSLEKATRSSVVLGLVGAGGIGIELKVSMDMFMYSEASTIILLIFCLVLLVEQLSSRLRKRIL; this is encoded by the coding sequence ATGGCTGACCGAACCCGGCAAGGAACCCAATTCGTTTTCGACGGCCAGGCCACGGACCCGGCGCTGCTGCCCATCCGCTTTCCCCGGCCGAGCGCGCTGTCGTTCGCTCTCTACGCGGCGGGGCTGGCCTTCTTCATTGTCTCCATGCGGAGCATCAATTTCTCCTTGAGTGAGTTCGTGCGCGGCTTCCCGTACATCGTGGACCTGGTCTCCGAGATGTTTCCGCCGTCCCTGCGGCGAGTGGACGCTGTGGCCCTGTCCCTGCTCGAGACGTTGCAGATGGCCCTGGTGGGCACGGTCTTCGGGGTGGTCTTCAGCCTGGTGCTGGGCATCCTGGCGTGCAAGAGCCAGACGCCGAACAGGGGCCTGTACTATCTGTCCAGGAACCTCATCGCCCTGTTTCGGACCGTGCCCGACCTGATCTGGGCCCTGTTCTTCGTGGTCATGGTCGGGCTGGGGCCGTTCGCGGGCACCCTGGCGATCATGGTCGACACCATGGGGTTCTGCGGCCGGTTCTTCGCCGAGGCCATGGAAGAGGTGGACAAGGGGCCGCAGGAGGCGCTGGAGGCGTTGGGGGCAAGCCGGTTGGGCACCGTCGTCTGCGCCGTGATTCCGGCCGCGTTGCCGTCGTTCGTGAACACGGCCCTGTTCAGTCTGGAAAAGGCCACGCGCTCCTCGGTGGTGCTCGGCTTGGTCGGCGCCGGGGGCATCGGTATCGAGCTCAAGGTCTCCATGGACATGTTCATGTATTCCGAGGCCTCGACCATCATCCTGCTGATCTTCTGCCTGGTCCTGCTGGTGGAGCAGCTCTCGTCCCGCCTGCGCAAGCGGATCCTCTGA
- the phnF gene encoding phosphonate metabolism transcriptional regulator PhnF, translating to MSGLNPHADDSDRRFLLDRSHRSPLWRQIASALEDEIVRGHFAQGERLPAESTLAKWYSVNRHTVRRALSHLQERALVRSEKGRGTFVSEHVVEYMVSRRTRFSDNLNRQNRSHDGVLIDHKVVEAGDAVSRALQIQPTAQVSMLDILRKAEGRPLSLTTHYFPRPRFAGLHETFRKTGSITQCLISHGVADYFREETRILTRQPTTEEARFLGLPRYRPVLETRSVNVDELGVPVDYGITRYGGDKIELVIKTFLN from the coding sequence ATGAGTGGATTGAACCCCCATGCCGACGACTCGGACAGGCGGTTCCTGCTGGACAGGAGCCACCGCTCCCCGCTCTGGCGGCAGATCGCATCGGCCCTGGAGGACGAGATCGTCCGGGGGCACTTCGCCCAGGGTGAGAGGCTGCCCGCCGAGAGCACGCTGGCCAAGTGGTACAGCGTCAACCGGCACACCGTGCGCCGCGCCCTGTCCCATCTCCAGGAGCGGGCCCTGGTCCGCTCGGAAAAGGGCCGGGGGACCTTCGTCAGCGAACACGTGGTGGAATACATGGTCTCGCGGCGCACCCGCTTCAGCGACAACCTGAACCGGCAGAACCGCTCCCACGACGGGGTGCTCATCGACCACAAGGTGGTTGAGGCGGGCGACGCGGTGTCCCGGGCGCTCCAGATCCAGCCCACCGCGCAGGTCTCCATGCTCGACATCCTGCGCAAGGCCGAAGGTCGTCCCCTGTCCCTGACCACCCACTACTTTCCCCGGCCGCGGTTCGCCGGGCTGCACGAGACCTTTCGCAAGACCGGCTCCATCACCCAGTGCCTCATCAGCCACGGGGTGGCCGACTACTTCCGCGAAGAGACCCGCATCCTAACCCGGCAGCCGACCACGGAAGAGGCCCGTTTCCTCGGCCTGCCCCGCTACCGGCCGGTCCTGGAGACCCGCTCGGTCAACGTGGACGAGCTCGGCGTGCCCGTGGACTACGGCATCACCCGCTACGGCGGCGACAAGATCGAGCTGGTCATCAAGACCTTCCTGAACTGA